A genomic stretch from Engraulis encrasicolus isolate BLACKSEA-1 chromosome 10, IST_EnEncr_1.0, whole genome shotgun sequence includes:
- the LOC134456271 gene encoding RING finger protein 223, producing MDHVPKVWHSQVVPLDDELGYAGGGGGPPPPPSSASFPTPECSICYNNYDNVFKTPKLLACTHTFCLECLSRLMAASGDHADERGRLCCPFCRHLTPIPERGPPALTTSQEVLSTLPVHLRQEEPVWLEGSRLCYQSPPPSPASPNNASAFCICIDIGASGTKAGAGGGGAGGGETPSQTQTRGTGLLDRMTDWKRLLLFLLLLVLLVVIVLWPLQCIVTTGSMRCLPKEPHHPSSTVAPTTTLASSTPFLK from the coding sequence ATGGATCACGTCCCCAAGGTGTGGCACTCCCAGGTGGTGCCCCTGGACGACGAGCTAGGGTACGCAGGAGGCGGCGgaggcccaccaccaccaccctcctcggCCTCCTTCCCGACACCCGAATGCTCCATCTGCTACAACAACTACGACAACGTCTTCAAGACGCCCAAGCTCCTGGCCTGCACCCACACCTTCTGCCTGGAGTGCCTGTCGCGCCTCATGGCCGCCTCGGGGGACCACGCCGACGAGCGCGGCCGCCTCTGCTGCCCCTTCTGCCGCCACCTGACGCCCATCCCCGAGCGGGGGCCGCCCGCCCTCACCACCAGCCAGGAGGTGCTCAGCACGCTCCCCGTCCACCTGAGGCAGGAGGAGCCCGTGTGGCTGGAGGGGAGCCGGCTGTGCTACCAGAGCCCACCGCCGTCACCGGCGTCCCCCAACAACGCGTCCGCCTTCTGCATCTGCATCGACATCGGGGCGAGTGGGACCAAAGCGGGGGCCGGCGGCGGAGGCGCTGGTGGTGGGGAGACGCCGTCCCAGACGCAGACGCGCGGCACGGGGCTGCTGGACCGCATGACGGACTGGAAGCggctgctgctgttcctgctgctgctggtgctgctggtggtcaTCGTGCTGTGGCCGCTGCAGTGTATCGTCACCACCGGCTCCATGCGCTGCCTGCCCAAGGAGCCCCATCACCCGAGCAGCACCgtcgcccccaccaccaccctcgccTCCTCAACGCCCTTCCTGAAGTAA